In Leptolyngbya subtilissima AS-A7, the sequence CCGCCACCACCGACGAGATCAATGCCCTAGGGCTGAAGCTGCTGGTCGATCTGCTGTTCTACAGTGGCTCCGGCGGTAGCCGTAAGCTGTGGGTGGCGCTGCTTGAGCGGGCTGGCCAGTGAGAAGTTTGAATTTTGGTTGGATTGGTTAAGGTGTTCTTGAGCTGAGTGCTATGGCCGCGATCGCCACTGTCACCTCCTATGAATATGCGGCGGGCACCTGTACTCTACGGCTGGTGGGGGAGCTTTCGCCCTTGAGCCAGATTACGGGCCGCCCGGTGCTGGGGCGATCGCGGTTTCACCTGCAGGTGCAGGGAGACGACGCGCTCAGAGAAGCCAGAACCCTCGCTAGCCGGGCCATGATTCTGGAGATCGGTGGCCGAGAGCCGCAGTTTTCAGCCCTGGCGGATCTGGTGCAAACCTACGTCCAAAATTATCTCAATGCCGATGCGATCGCCGCTGGAGGAGCGGTTGCTCGGGGGGAAAATTCGCTTCACCCCGTCGGGCTAACTCGCCATCGGCTCACCCTGGCTGTGCCCCTAGAGCCACCTAGAGTAGTTGAACTCTCTACCCTGCAACTGTCTGACCTAGCCGATGCCCTAGAGCAGGCCGACAGCAACCTTCAGATCCTGCCCGACGCGGCGATGCCCAAGACTCGTCGAGTGCGCCCTAAACTGCCGCTTTGGCTAGGGTCGGTGGCGGCAGTGGGCATTGCGGCACTGCTGGGCAACCAGCTGCTCACTACCGCCCCTAGCTCCGTAGTGCTTTCCCCCAGCGAGTCTCAATCAACCGGTGAGGCAACGCCCCAGCCTTCTGCTGATAACCCACAGCTGACCCCAGCAGCACCTGCGCC encodes:
- a CDS encoding DUF4335 domain-containing protein, giving the protein MAAIATVTSYEYAAGTCTLRLVGELSPLSQITGRPVLGRSRFHLQVQGDDALREARTLASRAMILEIGGREPQFSALADLVQTYVQNYLNADAIAAGGAVARGENSLHPVGLTRHRLTLAVPLEPPRVVELSTLQLSDLADALEQADSNLQILPDAAMPKTRRVRPKLPLWLGSVAAVGIAALLGNQLLTTAPSSVVLSPSESQSTGEATPQPSADNPQLTPAAPAPPAANTPAAADSAPAATGEALQAPITTAPTSPAAPSGTAPGPGTPKASPPLADADPAPAQPSQSEPALAPTPLTQDEARAGGQAAAEARIAAEPAPNAAQPEALTAPASPEAFDTGPSIAATTAPDSAIAWISNLTQALEQQWRPPANLAAPLRYRLALEPDGTVTALEPLNDFSANYQTNATLPKPGDIIPGVVKDASTTVEVQFLPTGAVVVVPPEGSNP